From the Astyanax mexicanus isolate ESR-SI-001 chromosome 12, AstMex3_surface, whole genome shotgun sequence genome, the window TGTATTCTATAAATGTTGGTCGTgccttaatgaccatgagaaaatgtgggtcctgtTGAGAACCCCTTTCTTAGGATGTttgcaataaaaatattaatatttgatgccATGTTTTAATAATGTGTCTCAAGTTAAagcaatatatcgcaatattgatTTCTTGTCCCACACCTACAGTACATAGAGTATAATTGATTTGCACAATATATTGGTATTAAAATGAGTGCAAGCACAGTGGCATGTAAAgcaaattcatataaaattaacATGTCAAGGGAAAACTcattttttcaaaactaaaagtgtCTATTCTTGTCTCCACAGTCCTGTTCACATTCGATGGAAACAGCAATGGGGCCGAGTGCGTCTTCCCGTTTACGTTTCAGGGAGAAACCTACAACGGCTGCACCACAGAAGGACGTAGTGACGGTTACCGCTGGTGCGCAACCACATCTAACTTCGACACTGATAAAAAATACGGGTTCTGTCCAAACAGAGGTGAGACTCTCCTTTATCCTACTGACTATACAACTCCAGCTCCAACGTACAGATATATACTGATGCTCACCTACACCTGATGCATAACTGTACTGAATTTGGCCCACAGACACTGCTGTGATTGGTGGAAACTCTGAGGGTGAACCATGCCAGTTTCCTTTCACCTTCCTTGGAACGAAGTACACTTCCTGCACCAGTGAAGGGCGTGGGGATGGAAAGCTGTGGTGCGCCACAACCAGCAACTATGACGCTGACAAAAAATGGGGATTTTGCCCAGACAAAggtacttttaatgttttttttttagtcagcacaaaaaaacacacatttgtgCAGTGTAAGTGTCTAGAATTAAAACCACTGTTGAGACCTGTAACCTTCTGTTTTTACAGGATACAGTCTGTTCCTGGTGGCCGCTCATGAGTTTGGGCACGCTCTTGGTCTGGATCACTCCAACATCCAAGATGCTCTGATGTTCCCCATGTACAAATATGTAGCAGACTTCCATTTGCATGAGGATGACATCGAGGGCATCCAGTATCTCTATGGTAAGACATCACATCAGTCTTTACTTTACTTATAACAGCATTACTCTTACAATTAACATTAGTTTCATTGGACCTAGAATAGTGTGGGACTCCACAAGGTGTGCTAAACTAAATGATTTCTTAATCAGTTTAGCAATAGTTCCTgtatataaatgaaataataggTAAATAATTTACCTACAGTCCATGGATTACTGTAATCAATTAGtagtacattattaaatatttaaagcagcactgtaAAAGCACTATATATGTTCTACATATGAGAAGCAGTACATTGActgacaaacaaaaataaaatatataatttattttccaaCAGGATCCAGAACTGGCCCTGACCCCACTCCTCCCCAGCCAAGAACCACCACATCTTCCCCAGTTCCTCCTCCCAAACCTACTGGTAGAACACCAAAGCCTACTCCTCCCATTGTACCCACCACAACCCCGGTTGTGGACCCCTCTAAAGATGCTTGTCAAATGGACGTGTTTGACACCATCACTGAGATCCAGGGCGAGCTTCATTTCTTCAAAGATGGGTAAGAATCAGTACGAATCTGTGTTTTCTGTATTTGGAATGATATCTAAGGGTTGTATGATTAGATATTGATGTGATAACAGACAGACACTCCTCCATATTTCAATACATTCCAATACAAATTTGATCCTGTGATTTTGGTTATATAGTGAGTTTTGGATCAGGACATGGATCCCTAATATGTATGCTACAGTTCTACCAACTGTTCATCATATATGAACTTCTTAAGGTGATTTAAGGAACCTCCAATAAATTAAAGTTCCTTTAAAGGTTCCCCCACAGTTTCAGATTGAAGAACCTTCACAAGTTCTTTAAAGATCTTatccttgataaaaaaaaatggcgaTGGGAGCTCAATTAATACACAGGCAATGAAAATATATGGAAAAATACACTGATTAGAGCACCTTGGGCACAATTCatgcttatgtatgaattgtacatAAGCATGCATTTGTTCATTAACAGTTGTTCAAACACTCCCAGGAACTAAAAGTGACTTATTTCTGTTTACATTTCTGTTTAGACACTTCTGGAAGACATCCAACGGAGGCAACGGGAAACACAGGGGACCTTTCCGCGTCTCTGAGACATGGCCTTCCCTGCCTGCCAAGATCAACACTGCGTTTGAGGACCCTCTGACCAAGAAGATCTACTTCTTTGCAGGTAAAAATGTGGATAATATAACGGTTTACATATAGATAATGTGGCATTATAGTAGAATCGCCAAATTCAGAGGACAATATTTATAGCTcagattttcattttgtttctctTCCACAGACAATCAGTTCTGGGTCTACTCAGAGGGGCAAGTTCAGGGACCTCGCAGAATTGAGAAACTTGGCCTACCTAACAATCTGCAGAAGGTGGAGGGAGCCTTGCAGAGGGGTAAAGGCAAAGTGCTGCTCTTCAGTGGCGAGAGCTTCTGGAGGTGAGAATCACAAAAAGTACCATATTTGTTTTCCAAGGCAACATTGGCATGTGGGTGAAACATGAGACATGAAACATGTGGAGATATGTacttaaatgtacaaaaaaaggtgaagtaactaaaaaaaaaaaacattttttatgttctagtttcttcaaaatagccaccctttgctctgattactgctttgcacactcttggcattctctcaataagtttcaagaggtggtcacctgaaatggttttccaacaccCAGaagtgtttagcacttgttggctctttgccttcttcactctgtgctccagctcaccccaaaccatctggattgggttcaggtccggtgactgtggaggccaggtcatattttgttaagtacataaaactccacatgtgttcattcatagttttgatgccttcagtgagaatctacaatttaaaGAGTCATGAAAATACATTTGCCTTTTAATGGGACCATTTGGCCTTTACAAATGGGCCCCATCTCACATCTCACTTTTCTCTGATCTAACAAACTGGAGAACactgtttacatgactacttgaTTACTACAATCATCAGTTAAATGCAGAACCATTCATAATGaaaatttttattatattgacatcCACATGCCAACATAAAACCAGTGGACTCAACCTTCTGGTTCCCAGGTTCTGGGCTGTCCATACAAGCCCCACATGGCCATGTTATTCAGGCCTTTCACACTCTTTACACTAAAATATCCTCTCTGTTCATTCCTCCAGGCTGGACTTAAAGACTCAGCAGATTGATAGGGGATATCCTCGTTTCATTGACCAGACCTTCGGAGGCGTGCCTGCAGATTCTCACGATGTGTTCCTTTATAAAGGTGAGACATGATGGTTCGAATACCAGATCACGCTGCTCGGCATCAGTacccagagtcagagagagcacaattggccaatGCACTCTCTGGGGTGGGTTTATTCCTAGttactcctagtgtgatgttggaCATGATGTTTTAGAGCTAGGGATCCGGTGCTTTCCTGTGAGTGCATTGGCGACACAGTGATGCTGAATCAGTggaatctgacttcacatgtattggaggaggcatgagcTGGTCTTCAGCCTCCTAGTGTTGGGAAATAGAGGAAATATATgaatttggggagaaaattgaattaaattatacataaatagacatacattttatttttagttattgtgggaagtcattaaattaaattaaattaaatgtaattataggCCAGTTTGACCTCCAGAAAACACCAGAAAGTGCTTATTCTAATTTTTCCAATTTCTCTCTTTCAGGACACTTCTACTTCTGCAGAGATCGCTTCTACTGGAGGATGAACAGCAGACGGCAGGTCGACAGAGTCGGATACGTGAAGTACGACCTCCTGAAGTGTTCAGACTACTGAATCCATTATACTCAGTATTACTATTACTAGTATTGTGTGATAGGAAAGCACAAACAACTGGGATGGAGTTTCTACTATCccaaatatttatatgtttaagaTAAGAAAGTACAGTGTTGTTGGAAGAactgaaactcactgcagtgaaTTCAGTGTCTGTTTGTACattaaattaattcatattaaaagACGAACATGTGGTCATGTAAGATATTAAGAGGTCATTGCCTGGAGCAAATGATCAGTTAAGGTTAAGGATAATTAAGGTTATAATCACTTTATGTATTTCtattgtttgtatttgtttttgttgcCTTTGTAGCCAAATTTTGCACATGTGAACATGTTTCTctgttgtttaatttatttttttaaaatcagtagTATTTTATTATATGGACTGTTCAATAAATTTATAATTTAAACCAACCCCTCTTTTATGTATGACTGTTTATTTAGTGAGATTGCAAGTGTTGACTCCCTGGTTACATTTAATTATTCCATTAAACtggattttattcattttatatatatatatatatattaagatgttttttaaatagatttttttaaagaacatttcatCACACTTTCAAAGGATTTCATCACGCTTTTATTGGGTAAGTCGGTCTTGATGGTGACTGACTAAATACTTGGAAGGAAATTATGTCTTTTTCTAGTGAATTACACAATCATTATTATGGTCTGCCATGAGAAATATTAACTTGCTTCTGCTGTTTATTCTTACAATGATACAGCTATCATTTAAGGAATCACTAAAAAATCCTAATATTTAACTGCTggctattatttattaaattcctTCTTGCCTCAGATACTTAATACGCTTTAGGCATGGTGTGTGGGTGGTTGCAGATTTGTATCTCCTACAACCCTAATTTAAGCCTTCAGGGCAGTAACGTTACATGAGCTGTACCAGGCCTCAGGTGTGAATAGGGGAGCCAGACTGTTAATTCTGGTGTTTTGGGTActctcttctgctgagagctgctctcactgctcagccaccatacTCGCTGCtattgctactgtgttgccagatccctcttaaaaaatccacactaaactgttttttttcccgcgagacaggtttaagcttgacgagaaatatcgtcacgtcttacacaacaagatctcgtcacacacctacccatgacttttgccaagtccCAAGTCCCAAACTAAAGAACTCTCAACACTGACCTGCATTGAAAATTGATTGTCTGTTGGCATGGGCAgctctagccagatgccaccagtcacgatCACCACTGTACTGTCCATTCTGAGCAGTAATGAATATAGCCTGTATGTCACTGGGATGGGATGTACTGAGAATTTATTTTCAttcctgcacaacttcagaaatggattGTCTGAAACCCATCTGGTACCCGCTATTAGGCCTGTATCATGTTCAACAGGAAAATGAATGGAAATGGGACTAATAATCTTCTTACCTACTGTTTAGCCTGGTTAGAGTGGTTATGGGCCTACCGTAAATCGTTGAGCATATTGAAGGAATCCCCCTAGACAGGGTGCCCCTCCATCACTGGAAGGTTCATTttgtaaatacaaataattttgtACACCATTGCATTTGTAAATTCTTGGTCACACTGCTGTAAGCACCTGGTTAATGTATGCTGTGCAACATGAGGGACATCTTGTGTTCATATGCAGAAACTACATCACAGTGTTTTGTGATGGGATGTttaggtgctaacccggattgtatccaaaaaacataaaaccacggctgatcaaatcacggcacaattcaatgtgcacctcaataaattattgtgctctaaaactaggtgtttcagtttcattgtccaactcctgtatctGTTATTGTGTGAATATagttgcagcatttaaggtggaataggtgTAGATGTGTGAATATAGCagcctgatgacacggccatattccaagatgacaatgtcaggattcatggggctggaattgtgaaggaATGATTTAGggagaatgagaatgagaaggttcaccacagagtccagaccttaaccttattgagaatctttggggtgTGCTGGAGAAGTACTGCTTTAtacagcggtcagactctaccatcatcaatgcaagaaaaattaatgcaacactggatcgaaataaatcttgtgacactgcagaagcttaaaatgtttaacattttaaatgtttaacaaatttaaaatgttaacatttttaaaggCTGAAATGCACAGTATTTTAATAACAAACCCTTATTATATTATTTCAACAAGTGCCACTACACAATATATATAGTAGAAACATTTCACTGCACAGTACAGTTGATGAACTAATATACCTAAAAAAAGTATCTAAAAAATAACAGCTATTTCCTTTTGGGTGTTTTCTGCCTTTTAGCAGCTCATGATCTGTAGAATTCTCTTTCCTTATAGAAAAAAAGGCAAATTCCAAAAACTTTTGAACTGTGAATGTGAGTGTGGGAGGGGGAATGTAAGTAACAGTTAGAAGGAAAGATTAAGTGACCTTATCCTCATTAGGGCTATAAATGCTGGACCCAGAGCTGCTTCAGGAGCAAAAAAAGAGCATCCAGAGCTCAGAGAGGAGATCTGAAGAGCTCCACAGATCCTCCAGAGCATCTTCATCCAGCAGATCTCTACAGTATCTCTCCAGCACATCTTCAGATCTTCACCTGAGACTTTGGAGACTCTTCTTCTCAGTGTTCAGTGGCTGATTGGAAAGTTCTCACTATGAGACTCAGCGCCGTGGCGTTCTTGGTTCAAGGAACCTGCGCTTTAAGCGTCTGGTGTCATCCAATCAAATCCGTCTTTGTGACCTTCCCAGGGGACGTGATCAAAAATATGACGGACACAGAGCTGGCAGAGGTGAGTACTGCTTATCTAATATCATATTCAATTGGAAACTTAAGTGGGTCCCAGTAACAACACTATGGGCTCTATGTTACACGTCGCCAATAGTCTGTTTTGCACccacgccgttaaaatagcataagagtttaggaataaatctacactgatgggtgtggtgggcTGTAAGTGAGATTCGTTCAGGTAAATTtcggcgtgtttctattttggcggtggaaaacacaggtgcactactgactgaaataaacctaggcaacagtccattcctataggttcACCCAGCGTGcatacacccccacttgttaaacacacacacatggatacGCTGCAGAATGCAGcgtatttttcattttctgcaaataaatgctctaaatggcaatatttttatttgtaatttgggagaagtgttgtactgtagtttacagaataaaacaacagtgttcaaaACTCAGAGACTGAAGTGAATTTTTTCCACAGCCGTATCTAACCTGAAGCGTTTTGGTTATATGGAAGTTCAGCAGAAGAGCAGGCTGCAGTCGTCAGTGTCCACCACTAAAGCTCTGAAGAGGCTGCAGAAGCAGCTTGGCCTGGAGGAAACTGGAATACTGGATAAAGCCACAGTAAACGCCATGAAGCAGCCTCGCTGCGGCGTTCCAGATGTCCGCAGCTACCAGACCTTCCCAACAGACCAGAAGTGTGATCAAAACAACATTACATACAGGTAAGGGTTTTACATTAAATTTTATATTGAAAgtagtacactgcaaaaaaatccattgtcaaaagctagacaaaatatatgtaaattaagatgtaaatgcttaaattaagcaaaaagaaTCGGGAGTCAATGTGGGagcaaatttttcttagtaagatttcccaaaataagcaatcacaaagtctcaaaatgagtgaagtaagactaaAATCAAGCATAAATCCCTTATTTTGTGGCTTAATtgtggacacaagaatcagaataacttgactggtgactttttgtccttattttgagtttaaattgtttaaaataagttctaagtaagactgaataaaataattattcctaaaataagtataACAATCTACAAGTATAACAatcacttacacaatgcttactaagacaaaaaaaatgtatcaaagaaaaaaaaaatagatttaaggGGTTGAAGTTAAATCATTTCAcgtgctaagatttagttttttgcagtgtaggggGATGttcaaacaaaaacagttttttaaaatataaaataataatacaaaacagcATGTCAAACACATGTACATATACAGCAAGAGTCTTATCAGTTTTTAAACAGTCTAttctacaaaataaataaagtgaaaataataataaataaaaataaataaatgtgaaaatgaaTACTGGTTGATTTAGGTgcgtaaacacaaacacaaattgacaatttaaattaacattttatttaaataaacagtaaatccaGGTAGTATTTTACCATTTGGTCCTTTCATCAGCAAAACATTTAGAATGTAATATAAACAGCATCTCATGTTTTCACCTGATTCTACACTAAAAAAATCAATCAggacattaataaataaaacgtgatatacaaatatatatatatttttttttttttgctttttttcagacAAATCAAAAACGTATTTTGACATATTTTAATTGGATCCATTTTGACTGCTTAAGTTTACATTATCACAACCACAAATTTTGATTTCAACCAAAGTAAATATCTGAGTTGCTGGAAGAAAGAACAGAAGTAATCTGGAtctactttaaaattatgaatacGACGAACAATTATTCAAATTAACAATTAGGCTATATCTTTTAAAGTAATGCCAAATAAAATGTTGTAAAGGGAAAGCTACAAACATGTCGTTGTTAGACTAATTTAGTTGTGTACATCCTTGAGTTAAATCATcttataaaattaaattttaatctgCTGCCTTTGGAAAATGTATGTTTGGACCCGGAAAGCGTAAAGTGTTGCACAGAGCTCACAGAGCATCCCATTTACATCCAAAAACCTGTCCTAAATATCTCGTCTTGTTTTGCTCTGCAGGGTCTTGAATTACTCTCCTGACCTGGATCCCTCTCTCATAGACGATGCCTTCACCAGGGCCTTTAAGGTGTGGAGTGATGTCACGCCCTTGACCTTCACCCGTCTCTATAAGGGCACTGCTGACATCATGATCTCATTTGATAGAAAAGGTTCGTCATGACACTGAGAAGAGTCATTCAATTTTCATCACTATGGatctatggaggaccaaaaatgccataagtataaataaataaatgcacatataaatgtagaaataaataagtatataaataaacgttgaaataaataaataaatgttgaaataaataaataaataaatatataaataaatgcacatataaataaataaataaattaattaattaataaatacacagaaataattgtataggtaaataaataaattaataaatacatttcttattcatttatttaaatatttatttatttctacatttatatgtgcatttatttatttatacttatgtcatttttggtcctccatatggATCCcttatttaacttaaatatataaattactgAAACATCTTATTCTATGGCTGTTCATTTTAAAAGCAAGGAGAATAAGATACTTTAATTTCCTTGCCATCAAACAGTCAAACAGTCATGGGATATGAGGACAGGATCAGGATTGCGTCTGATAGTGGTTGCCAGATTGCATTATTTGACTGGCAGCATATggttagaactgtccatgcaaacagaaaagCAACTCTGTCAGAAATCggatccacattcagtgcaggattAAATGTGCTTTTTTCCAGATCATGGAGACGTTGTCCCGTTTAAAGGAAAAGACGATCAGCTGGCACATGCTTACCCACTGGGTGCAGGGTTTCCGGTTGAGGTTCACTTTGACAACGGATCAGGTAAGATTTGCTGTGATGTATTTATGTAAAAGTGGTAATACTGAAATGCCTGCATATACAGAAATAGCTCCCTCTAGAGTTAGCTTTGTGAACTAAAAGGGAATGCATTAACTGTTGAGATGTTTTATACCTTTAAATACAGAGTATTTTGTTCATTCTCATACAGGAAACAAGTCTAGCCAAAGCAAGTCTATTTGTAATGCATATTTCGTACACATGTGGCATCCCAGCCAATATAGAGTTTTATAAGGAAGCCTagaaaaaaagagactacttTTAATGCTTGCCCTAGAGATACAAAAAAGGCAATTAATtccaataataataaatcaagttttttttcagttgttAAGACGCGCTATGGTAATGGAGATGTTGCTATGTGCCACTTTCCTTTCATCTATTGGGGACGTCTTATTCCACCTGCACCACTAATGGCCTTTCTGATGGTCTGCCATGGTGCGCCACCACTGCTAACTACGACAAGGACAGGAAATATGGCTTCTGCCCCAGCGAGCGTAAGTTCTCTGTTCTAATCTCAAAGCTTATTTCAGTCAAAGCTTTCTGTGCCTGGGTTCCTAACATTTTTGAAGCATTAAGTGGTCCTAACTGGTCTGGAGAAtgtttaatgtaatgtaacgtacgCTCCATCATTGGTGTGCTTTCATACCTACCTTGTTTGTCCGATGCTATGTTGACGACATGGATGCGAGGCATGAAAAAAGACTGTTTTTTATGCCCATAGTGTGAACCTGGCCTTAACCCTCAATCTGAAGACCTGCTATCCTGCTTTTCTCCCACAGCTTCTGATGACGTGTCTTTCTCTCCACAGTCCTGTTCACTTTTTGATGGAAACAGCAATGGGGCGAAGTGTGTCTTCCCGTTCACGTTTCAGGGAAAAACCTGACAGCTGCACCACAGAAGGACGTAGTGACGGTTACCGCTGGTGCGCAACCACATCTAACTTGACACTGATAAAAAATACGGATTCTGTCCAAACAGAGGTGAGAGACTTTTCTCTGTAGCCCATACATATCcggcatacacatacacaatgaTGTTTACTTAAAACTGATGGATAACTGTACTGAATTTGGCCCACAGACACTGCAGTGGTTGATGGGAACTCTGATGGTGAGCTTTGCCATTTTCCCTTCACCTTCTCTGGGAAAACCTACACTTCCTGCACCAGTGAAGGCCGGGAAGATAGACAGCTGTGGTGCGCCACAACCAGCAACTTCGACAAGGACAAAAAATGGGGGTTTTGTCCAGATAGTGGTAAATTATAGTTATTTGACAGTAATAATGTTATATGCTTTTGTtaatatacactgcaaaaaaatccattggcaaaaactagacaaaatatatgcaaattaagacaaatatatgtatattaagcaaacaaatctgccaatgggcTAATCtacattttcttagtaagatttcttacaaaaaagcaatggcaaaacCTCAAAATGACTGAAGtgacacctaaatcaagcaaaaaaagtcactctttttggacacaaaaatcagaataacttgattgctgcttgattttgcttattttgagttcaaatgacttaaaataaggtacaaattctaagtaagaatgattaaggtaattatccctaaaataagcaaaataatctaacactaacacaatgcttagtaagacaaaaagtcttatcagagaagaaaataagatttattgccttaaatgtaaaaaatttcacttgctaagatttagttttttgcagtgtacagtaCATGCGTTCTTACACAATGTCCAGGTCTGCCTTAAAACAACTGTTGAGACCTGTAACCTTCTGTTTTTACAGGATACAGCCTGTTCCTGGTGGCCGCTCATGAGTTTGGGCACGCTCTTGGTCTGGATCACTCCAACATCAAAGATGCTCTGATGTTCCCCATGTACAAATATGTCGCAGACTTCCATTTGCATGAGGATGACATCAAGGGCATCCAGTATCTCTATGGTTCTGAATCAGTCATGTAGATCAGCAGTATAATAATATATGGATTTACAAAATATGAGAAATAGTACATTAAGGGTTTCTTTTGGACGTTCCTTTTTTCTGCAGGCCCCAAAACAGGTCCTAATTCCACTCCTCCACAGCCTGCAACTACCACAGCCCCCTCTGTGGACCCCTCTAAGGATGCTTGTCAGGTGGACGTATTTGATGCCATCACTGAGATCCAGGGCAAGCTTCATTTTTTCAAAAATGGGTAAGATTTATTAAACAGATTCATTAAGGGAACCTTGTCAAAGCATTCTTTAACAAACTCAAAGCTGGAATTTACAtccccaaataagaaaaaaaatttaaagtatggaaaatgcagaaaaaagcatgtgtttttgcattattttgttgATAAATGCATGGATGTTCTTGGACAAAATGttgtcttgaaggcagcattttTCCCTCTAACAGCTTAATGCAAAATAACAGTCAAAGGCTTGGAAAAACCTTCTCATtcagttattttaatttttttctacactgtaaatcaatactgaagtcatccaaaagcgttaaacaaaccaaaatactctgtaaagcatttaggtgctcttaactCTTAGAGtgctgttaatttgtggtttcttAAGCTAGAAAAACTTTGACAAACGCATTCTGAGAAACAGAGGAAACCattggtcttcctttcttggggcagccctgatgagagccagtttcatcataaagtttttgatcgTCTTTGTGACTGTCTGCAGTTTTTCatgttgactgaccttcatttgttaaagtatttatttttttacttagttaagttgttcttcccataatatggattaaaacattactcaaatagggctattagCTGTATTTACCAACTCTAACTctccaagtaattaacttttaacaagttcagcacagctgttaactgaaagcctgaattccaggtgactctacctcataaagctgattgagaaaatccagagaggtgctactttgaagaatctaaaatatataaatcaaaatctggtttgtttaacactttaaataattGACCATACAAATCATGAAAGATCTTTATTTGTCCTTTTTCATTTTCCATGATGTCCCATCTTTTAACGTTTTATAATTTGGATTGCTACTAGAACTAAAATAACTGCCATTATGGAAAGAGATTTGGGGTCATTAGGAGGCAGTAATAATTATTACTAATTTTAGATGAAGTAATTATAAAATTCTGTTTAGGCTCTACTGGAAGTCAACACTCGGCCCTTTCCGCATCTCTGTGATGTGGCCTGCCCTGCCAGCTAAGATCAACACTGCCTTTGAGGATCCTCTGACCAAAAAGATCTACTTCTTTGCAGGTAACAAATGTGTAGGTCAGATTATAAGAAGTAAAAATGAGATGTCTGAGATTTGAGAGCTATGCCCAAATCAGTTGTACAGTAAAGAACATTGTCTTTACTCTTCTTGTTCATGATATTAATGGACAGAACAGTAAGAAATAGCCAGGTGCAAGTGGGCTTCTGGCAGAACGTGGGGGTGCTATTGGAGCccttccaatgaaaaaaaaaaacatatatttatattttgcccATTCctagtaattaataaataattagtaaTTATTTTATACAATTCTTCACAAATTAAGCAGTACAAGGCTCAGTACAGCTGAGTCATTATCAAGAGGAGGACCCATGACCTGCTGGATTCATATTTAACTTTCCCATGTTccattttccttcatttttgtCTTTATACATAAAAGCTGTTTAAAGTCTAAGTTCTGAGATTCCGTTTGTACAGAACCgctaaggcatgggaacgagatcctaaggcgtggccATCACTTATTAAGGCATAGAA encodes:
- the mmp9 gene encoding matrix metalloproteinase-9, which gives rise to MRLSAVAFMVLGTCALSVWCHPIKSVFVTFPGDVLKNMTDTELAETYLKRFGYMEIQDKSRLQSSVSTAKALKRLQRQLGLEETGALDKATVNAMKQPRCGVPDVRNYQTFEGDLKWDHTDVTYRVLNYSPDMEETLIDDAFARAFKVWSDVTPLTFTRLYDGTADIMISFGKADHGDPYPFDGKDGLLAHAYPPGEGLQGDAHFDDDEFWTLGTGPVVKTRYGNGEGALCKFPFIFEGTSYSTCITEGRSDGLPWCATTANYDNDKKFGFCPSELLFTFDGNSNGAECVFPFTFQGETYNGCTTEGRSDGYRWCATTSNFDTDKKYGFCPNRDTAVIGGNSEGEPCQFPFTFLGTKYTSCTSEGRGDGKLWCATTSNYDADKKWGFCPDKGYSLFLVAAHEFGHALGLDHSNIQDALMFPMYKYVADFHLHEDDIEGIQYLYGSRTGPDPTPPQPRTTTSSPVPPPKPTGRTPKPTPPIVPTTTPVVDPSKDACQMDVFDTITEIQGELHFFKDGHFWKTSNGGNGKHRGPFRVSETWPSLPAKINTAFEDPLTKKIYFFADNQFWVYSEGQVQGPRRIEKLGLPNNLQKVEGALQRGKGKVLLFSGESFWRLDLKTQQIDRGYPRFIDQTFGGVPADSHDVFLYKGHFYFCRDRFYWRMNSRRQVDRVGYVKYDLLKCSDY